A stretch of Caballeronia sp. SL2Y3 DNA encodes these proteins:
- a CDS encoding FAD-binding and (Fe-S)-binding domain-containing protein, with protein MLNSTTDRLVKPIHLVPASERARVGSAPTPLQARLQRELKGDVLFDRASRGRYATDASIYQIMPLGVAVPRDQEDLRVALDIARAHGASVLARGAGTSQCGQTVGEALVIDTTKWLNNIVHFDKDARTVTVEPGVVLDHLNAWLKPHGLWFPVDVSTSAQCTIGGMAGNNSCGSRSMEYGIMVHNVEAIDAILADGHEARFARLSAMQLDSRMRDLVDGVRSIAMREHDELRERVPKVLRRVAGYNLDLFDCQSPLPFSDGEPNLANLLVGSEGTLAFSRQLTLKLSPIPAHKTLGVVNFPSFYDAMDMTQRIVKLGPVAVELVDRTMIDLAMSNPSFRPVIEKALVGNPEAVLLVEFAGADRDAQLMKLAQLVELMGDLGLPGSVVQMPEAGPQKALWEVRKAGLNIMMSLRGDGKPVSFIEDCAVPLEHLAAYTSRLTEVFRRHGTEGTWYAHASVGTLHVRPILDMRRDGASKMRAIAEEAAAMVREYKGAYSGEHGDGLCRGEWVAWQYGPRINEAFRDIKRLFDPDNRMSPDRIVAPPKMDDAALFRFPPSYRERETTTQLDWSAWNVTRDPSTGLEGVVGSGGDLTGGLAKAVEMCNNNGHCRKFDAGTMCPSYRITKDEQHVTRGRATTLRLALSGQLGESGEGLASQDVKEALDLCVSCKGCKRDCPTGVDMARMKIEARAAWTARHGLRMRERLIAYLPRYAPFASRMPWLGSALERNLPSTGRWLKAKLGLAPQRAFPRFKRPFLDAAATETVTSATKEVLLFVDTFNNYMEPENARAAQRVLQAAGYTVHLNTRAGERPLCCGRTFLAAGLVEDAKAEARRTLDTLLPYVQRGVAIVGLEPSCLLSLRDEFLGYGYGDAASKVSEASLLFEEFLVREHAAGRLELALKALDKPRALLHGHCHQKAFDAVRPVEAVLAWIPELDVKTIESSCCGMAGSFGYEAEHYEASQAMAELSLLPAVRKARDAQDGIIVADGTSCRHQISDGAQTEALHVARVLEQALA; from the coding sequence TAGCGGTCCCGAGAGATCAGGAAGATCTTCGCGTGGCCCTCGACATCGCGCGTGCACACGGCGCGAGCGTCCTCGCACGCGGCGCGGGAACGAGCCAATGCGGACAGACCGTCGGAGAAGCGCTCGTCATCGATACGACGAAGTGGCTGAACAATATCGTTCACTTCGACAAAGACGCTCGCACGGTGACCGTAGAGCCGGGTGTCGTGCTCGATCATCTGAATGCCTGGCTCAAGCCGCATGGCCTATGGTTTCCTGTCGACGTATCGACGAGCGCGCAATGCACGATAGGCGGCATGGCCGGCAACAACTCATGCGGCTCGCGCTCGATGGAATACGGCATCATGGTGCACAACGTCGAGGCGATCGACGCGATCCTCGCTGACGGCCATGAAGCGCGCTTCGCCAGGCTATCAGCGATGCAACTGGATTCACGCATGCGCGACCTCGTCGACGGAGTGCGCAGCATTGCAATGCGCGAACACGATGAACTGCGCGAGCGCGTTCCGAAGGTACTGAGACGCGTGGCGGGATACAACCTCGATCTCTTCGATTGCCAGAGCCCGCTGCCTTTCAGCGACGGTGAGCCCAACCTCGCGAACCTGCTGGTCGGGTCCGAGGGCACGCTTGCGTTCAGCCGGCAATTGACGCTCAAGCTCTCGCCGATTCCTGCGCATAAGACGCTCGGCGTCGTCAATTTCCCGAGCTTCTATGACGCGATGGACATGACACAGCGCATCGTGAAGCTCGGACCGGTTGCAGTGGAGCTCGTCGATCGCACGATGATCGACCTCGCGATGTCCAATCCGTCGTTTCGTCCGGTCATCGAGAAGGCGCTCGTCGGCAATCCCGAAGCGGTGCTGCTCGTGGAATTCGCAGGCGCCGATCGCGACGCGCAGTTGATGAAGCTGGCGCAGCTGGTCGAGTTGATGGGCGATCTGGGCTTGCCTGGATCCGTCGTGCAGATGCCTGAGGCCGGCCCTCAAAAGGCGCTATGGGAAGTGCGCAAGGCGGGGCTCAACATCATGATGAGCCTGAGGGGCGATGGCAAGCCGGTTTCTTTTATCGAGGATTGCGCGGTCCCGCTCGAGCATCTTGCGGCATACACGAGCCGTCTGACTGAAGTCTTCAGAAGGCACGGCACGGAGGGCACATGGTATGCACATGCAAGCGTCGGTACGTTGCATGTGCGGCCCATTCTCGATATGCGTCGCGATGGCGCGTCGAAGATGCGCGCCATCGCGGAAGAGGCCGCGGCGATGGTGCGCGAATACAAGGGCGCTTATTCGGGCGAGCATGGCGATGGCCTCTGCCGTGGCGAATGGGTCGCATGGCAATACGGGCCCCGCATCAATGAAGCGTTTCGGGACATCAAGCGGCTCTTCGATCCGGATAACCGGATGAGCCCGGACCGAATCGTCGCGCCGCCGAAGATGGACGATGCCGCGCTATTCAGGTTTCCGCCGTCGTATCGCGAGCGGGAGACCACGACGCAACTCGACTGGTCCGCATGGAACGTCACGCGCGATCCGTCGACGGGCCTCGAAGGCGTTGTCGGCTCGGGTGGCGATCTCACGGGCGGCCTCGCGAAAGCCGTCGAGATGTGCAATAACAACGGGCATTGCCGCAAATTCGATGCGGGGACCATGTGCCCGAGTTACCGCATCACGAAGGACGAGCAACATGTCACGCGAGGCCGTGCGACCACGCTGCGTCTTGCGCTCTCAGGTCAGCTCGGCGAGTCCGGAGAAGGGCTCGCGAGTCAGGACGTCAAGGAGGCGCTCGACCTCTGCGTTTCCTGCAAGGGATGCAAGCGCGACTGTCCGACGGGCGTCGATATGGCGCGCATGAAGATCGAAGCGCGTGCGGCATGGACGGCGCGTCATGGTCTGCGTATGCGCGAAAGACTCATTGCTTACCTTCCTCGGTACGCGCCTTTTGCGAGCCGCATGCCGTGGCTCGGCAGCGCCCTCGAAAGGAACCTGCCCAGCACGGGGCGCTGGCTCAAGGCAAAGCTGGGACTCGCGCCACAACGCGCGTTCCCCCGATTCAAGAGGCCATTCCTGGATGCAGCGGCGACCGAAACGGTCACATCCGCGACGAAGGAAGTGCTGCTGTTCGTCGATACGTTCAACAACTACATGGAGCCGGAGAATGCTCGCGCCGCGCAGCGGGTGTTGCAAGCGGCCGGCTATACGGTGCATCTGAACACGAGAGCAGGCGAGCGACCGCTTTGCTGCGGGCGGACGTTCCTTGCGGCGGGACTCGTCGAAGACGCGAAAGCCGAAGCGCGCCGCACGCTCGATACGCTGCTGCCGTATGTTCAGCGCGGCGTGGCCATAGTCGGGCTGGAGCCTTCTTGCCTGTTGTCATTGCGCGACGAGTTTCTCGGCTATGGATACGGAGATGCAGCTAGTAAGGTCTCCGAAGCATCACTTTTGTTTGAGGAATTCCTCGTTCGGGAACATGCCGCCGGTCGCTTAGAGCTTGCGCTGAAGGCGCTCGACAAGCCCAGGGCGCTGCTGCACGGCCATTGCCATCAAAAGGCATTCGACGCCGTGCGGCCGGTCGAAGCGGTGCTTGCATGGATTCCCGAGTTGGACGTCAAGACTATCGAGTCGTCATGCTGTGGCATGGCCGGTAGCTTCGGCTACGAGGCGGAACATTACGAAGCATCCCAAGCCATGGCGGAGTTGTCGCTCTTGCCGGCGGTGCGTAAGGCCCGCGACGCGCAAGACGGCATCATCGTGGCGGATGGTACGAGTTGCAGGCATCAGATCAGCGATGGCGCACAGACCGAAGCGTTGCATGTGGCGCGCGTGCTTGAGCAAGCCCTCGCATGA
- a CDS encoding diguanylate cyclase: MPRRFKAMRQSGRAVRRRLFRRNTHAWVRIADVFSRFPLLAGAIGTAVAFSMAVLSFAALWQGRAQALQNAHDASSNVVATLSADIARSIESSDLSLRSIVSGMQNPIVTGLSPELRRLVLFDGATAVSYIGGAFVMNAQGRIVDERDPSGHADLLFNDRDYFKVHVERPDVGLYISGPYRSRLRSGQRSLALSRRINAPDGSFAGVAVIAMNVSYFDSLLSRVNVGRSGSVFIVQRDGLMLARKPPLPRDGANNVSASPTFASMKEESSGSYISTSPLDGVRRLYTFVRVPGTNLIAAVAPAEDDVLAGWRERSTVIGGLTLTFGGGFVAISWLLAISLRSRAMALEKLQRLAGTDSLTGLSNRRALDRRLGEEWRRARRADYPISALFVDVDHFKFYNDTYGHAMGDDALVAVADCMQNAAQRPGDIVARYGGEEFVIVLPGTSAPAAVVFAERLRAKVESLAIPNSRSLKGVLTISIGCATVHPRQGDDALKLLNSADAALYRAKGAGRNRAVHENSMASGNA, encoded by the coding sequence ATGCCACGTAGATTCAAGGCCATGCGTCAGAGCGGCAGAGCCGTCCGGCGACGGCTGTTTCGCCGAAATACTCATGCATGGGTGCGCATAGCCGACGTCTTCTCGCGCTTTCCACTCCTCGCGGGCGCGATCGGCACCGCAGTGGCGTTTTCGATGGCCGTGCTGTCGTTCGCCGCTCTATGGCAAGGTCGCGCACAGGCGCTGCAGAACGCGCACGACGCATCGTCGAACGTGGTGGCCACGCTGAGCGCCGACATTGCACGCAGTATCGAGTCGAGCGATCTGTCGTTGCGATCCATCGTAAGTGGCATGCAAAATCCAATCGTGACCGGCCTGTCCCCGGAACTGCGCCGGCTGGTCCTTTTCGACGGCGCGACGGCCGTGAGCTACATCGGCGGCGCCTTCGTGATGAATGCGCAAGGGCGCATCGTCGACGAACGCGATCCTTCCGGTCATGCCGATCTCCTGTTCAACGACCGCGACTACTTCAAGGTCCACGTCGAGCGGCCAGACGTCGGGCTTTACATTTCCGGCCCGTACCGTTCCCGTCTGCGCAGCGGTCAACGCTCTCTCGCGTTGAGCCGGCGCATCAACGCGCCCGACGGCTCTTTCGCAGGAGTCGCGGTCATTGCGATGAACGTCAGCTACTTCGATTCCTTGCTGTCGCGCGTGAACGTTGGACGCTCGGGATCGGTATTCATTGTGCAGCGCGACGGTCTCATGCTTGCCCGCAAGCCGCCGCTGCCTCGCGACGGAGCGAACAACGTATCGGCATCGCCGACGTTTGCCTCGATGAAGGAGGAAAGCTCCGGCTCCTACATTTCCACTTCTCCGCTCGATGGCGTGCGCCGCCTGTACACCTTCGTGCGCGTGCCCGGTACGAATTTGATCGCCGCGGTCGCACCCGCCGAAGACGACGTGCTCGCAGGCTGGCGCGAACGCAGCACGGTCATCGGCGGCCTGACGCTGACGTTCGGCGGCGGCTTCGTGGCCATTTCCTGGCTACTCGCGATCTCGCTGCGTTCGCGCGCCATGGCGCTCGAGAAGTTGCAGCGCCTCGCCGGCACGGACTCGCTGACGGGCCTGAGCAACCGTCGCGCGCTCGATCGACGTCTCGGCGAAGAGTGGCGTCGCGCACGCCGCGCCGACTATCCCATCTCGGCACTCTTCGTCGATGTCGATCACTTCAAGTTCTATAACGACACCTACGGTCACGCGATGGGCGACGATGCGCTCGTGGCAGTTGCCGATTGCATGCAGAATGCCGCCCAGCGGCCCGGCGATATCGTCGCGCGTTACGGCGGCGAGGAATTCGTGATCGTGCTGCCCGGCACTTCCGCGCCTGCAGCAGTCGTCTTCGCCGAGCGCCTGCGCGCCAAGGTCGAGTCACTTGCCATCCCGAACAGCAGGTCGCTGAAGGGCGTGCTCACGATCAGCATCGGATGTGCAACGGTTCATCCGCGTCAAGGCGACGATGCGCTCAAGCTGCTCAACAGCGCCGATGCCGCGCTTTATCGCGCGAAAGGCGCCGGCCGTAATCGTGCGGTTCACGAAAACAGCATGGCGAGCGGCAACGCGTAG
- a CDS encoding tartrate dehydrogenase, with amino-acid sequence MKTYRIATIPGDGIGKEVVPAGRQVLETLARSTGNFVFEVENFDWGADYYRRHGVMMPSDGLDALRNKDAILFGSAGDPGVPDHITLWGLRLRICQGLDQYANVRPTRILPGIDAPLKHCGPKDLDWVIVRENSEGEYSGVGGRVHQGHPLEAATDVSIMTRAGVERIMRFAFKLAQSRPRKHLTVITKSNAQRHAMVMWDEIAQQGAEEFSDVTWDKELVDAATARMVNRPATLDTIVATNLHADILSDLAAALAGSLGIAPTGNIDPERRYPSMFEPIHGSAFDIMGKGLANPIGTFWSVVMLLEHLGESEAAQRVMAAIEAATADRSLHTGDLGGNATTAQVTAAVCAFIERGGVDSMQRRND; translated from the coding sequence TTGAAGACATATCGCATTGCGACCATTCCTGGTGACGGCATCGGCAAGGAAGTCGTGCCCGCCGGACGACAGGTTCTTGAAACGCTCGCTCGCAGCACGGGTAATTTTGTATTCGAAGTCGAAAACTTCGATTGGGGCGCCGACTACTACCGTCGGCACGGCGTCATGATGCCTAGCGATGGCCTCGACGCGCTTCGCAACAAAGACGCCATCCTCTTCGGCTCGGCAGGAGATCCGGGCGTGCCGGATCACATCACGCTATGGGGCCTGCGCCTGCGCATCTGCCAGGGCCTCGATCAGTACGCGAACGTCCGCCCGACGCGCATCCTGCCAGGCATCGACGCGCCGCTCAAACACTGCGGACCGAAGGACCTGGACTGGGTCATCGTTCGTGAAAATTCGGAGGGCGAGTACTCGGGTGTCGGCGGGCGAGTGCATCAGGGTCATCCGCTCGAAGCCGCGACCGACGTTTCAATCATGACGCGCGCTGGCGTCGAGCGAATCATGCGTTTTGCATTCAAACTTGCGCAGTCGCGTCCCCGCAAGCATTTGACCGTCATCACGAAGAGCAATGCGCAGCGTCACGCCATGGTGATGTGGGACGAAATCGCGCAGCAAGGCGCGGAGGAATTCAGCGACGTGACGTGGGACAAGGAACTCGTCGATGCCGCGACCGCGCGCATGGTGAACCGCCCCGCGACGCTGGACACCATCGTCGCGACGAATCTGCATGCCGATATTCTCAGCGATCTCGCAGCCGCGCTGGCGGGCAGTCTGGGCATTGCGCCGACCGGCAACATCGACCCCGAGCGCCGCTATCCGTCCATGTTCGAGCCGATCCACGGCTCGGCATTTGACATCATGGGCAAGGGTCTGGCCAATCCGATCGGCACATTCTGGTCGGTCGTGATGCTGCTCGAGCATCTCGGAGAATCCGAAGCGGCGCAGCGAGTGATGGCCGCGATCGAAGCCGCGACGGCGGACAGATCGTTGCACACGGGCGATCTCGGCGGCAACGCGACGACTGCGCAAGTGACGGCCGCAGTGTGCGCGTTCATCGAGCGCGGCGGGGTTGACTCAATGCAGCGGCGGAACGACTAG
- a CDS encoding aromatic acid exporter family protein, translating into MPNWLSFGVPEARRFVRTLVACTLSYAGARLAALPEGYWALITTLVVVTQPSLTQALGTARDQIIGACTGGVAGVLGVMATQRGVAPLAVFAVALVPLAALTAKRPAMRLACVTLVIVVLIPAGSGPPFQRPLHRVLEILIGVTAAFIVAAIWPNRALRTAHRRVADTLDSLRRLIDIQLSGKADEDEAARLETLSVQAQQALDDALQEAEREHIIVPLRSRRSDAIDKAAPFLRRLHSDALFLGKALSNERPDEYKMHNREIGRALQTSFAALRDALSDTRQDPSKRERVRECMRQLKEALADKRANDGERDVAYFVVGLIVTDLDALATAIYPSEPPSTH; encoded by the coding sequence ATGCCGAATTGGCTGTCCTTCGGTGTCCCGGAAGCGCGCCGTTTCGTGCGCACACTCGTCGCGTGCACACTCAGCTATGCGGGCGCGCGCCTGGCCGCACTTCCAGAAGGCTATTGGGCGCTGATCACGACGCTAGTCGTAGTCACTCAACCGAGCCTCACGCAAGCGCTCGGCACCGCACGCGATCAGATCATCGGGGCCTGCACCGGCGGCGTGGCGGGCGTGCTCGGCGTCATGGCGACTCAACGGGGCGTTGCGCCGCTCGCTGTGTTCGCGGTCGCGTTGGTGCCGCTCGCCGCGCTGACCGCGAAGCGTCCCGCCATGCGGCTCGCCTGCGTAACGCTCGTCATTGTCGTCTTGATACCGGCGGGCTCAGGACCGCCGTTTCAACGGCCGTTGCATCGAGTACTGGAGATTCTCATTGGCGTGACGGCGGCGTTCATCGTTGCGGCGATCTGGCCGAATCGTGCGCTGCGCACTGCTCATCGACGCGTCGCCGATACCTTGGATAGTCTTCGTCGGCTCATCGACATCCAGCTCTCAGGAAAAGCGGACGAAGACGAGGCCGCACGTCTCGAAACCCTCAGCGTGCAGGCCCAGCAGGCCCTGGACGATGCCCTTCAGGAAGCCGAGCGCGAGCACATCATCGTGCCTTTGCGTAGTCGTCGCTCGGATGCAATCGACAAGGCTGCACCGTTCCTGCGTCGACTACATAGTGACGCACTGTTTCTCGGAAAAGCGCTGTCGAATGAGCGGCCGGATGAATACAAAATGCATAACCGGGAGATCGGCCGCGCGCTGCAGACGTCATTCGCAGCACTGAGGGACGCGCTCTCCGACACGAGGCAGGATCCGTCGAAGCGGGAGCGCGTGCGCGAGTGCATGCGCCAGCTGAAAGAGGCGCTCGCGGACAAGCGGGCGAATGACGGGGAGCGGGATGTCGCCTATTTCGTCGTCGGCCTCATCGTCACGGACCTCGATGCCCTCGCTACGGCGATTTATCCAAGCGAACCACCAAGCACGCATTAG
- a CDS encoding LysE family translocator, producing MTTSAAISAILLAILLGAIVPGPSFVIVARNAVGLSRAHGLATALGMGLGGITFAGIALAGLYTLLFAVEWLYVALKIAGGLYLAYIALRIWRGASRPLSMQTDGVRETGSVRRSFWLGLGTQLSNPKTAIWYGSIFAALLPQHPPLWCYFVLPSLVFCIEFGWYTVVAVCFSSRRPRDVYLRAKVWIDRIAATMVATLGLRLILAAGKNGL from the coding sequence ATGACAACGTCGGCGGCCATATCCGCGATCCTGCTCGCGATTCTTCTCGGCGCGATAGTTCCCGGACCGAGCTTCGTCATCGTCGCTCGGAACGCGGTCGGTCTTTCGCGGGCCCACGGCCTCGCCACGGCGTTGGGCATGGGCCTCGGCGGCATCACGTTCGCCGGAATCGCGCTCGCGGGTCTTTACACGCTGCTGTTCGCCGTCGAGTGGCTCTATGTTGCGTTGAAGATAGCTGGCGGACTCTATCTCGCCTACATTGCGCTGCGCATATGGCGCGGGGCCTCGCGGCCGCTGTCGATGCAGACCGACGGCGTGCGAGAAACCGGCAGTGTGCGCCGCTCGTTCTGGCTCGGCCTGGGTACCCAACTGAGTAACCCGAAGACCGCGATCTGGTACGGCAGCATCTTCGCGGCGCTCCTGCCACAGCACCCGCCGCTCTGGTGTTATTTCGTGCTGCCGTCGCTCGTCTTTTGCATCGAGTTCGGCTGGTACACCGTGGTGGCGGTCTGTTTCTCGAGCCGTCGGCCGCGCGATGTGTATCTACGCGCGAAAGTCTGGATCGACCGTATCGCCGCAACGATGGTCGCAACGCTCGGGCTACGACTCATCCTCGCTGCAGGCAAGAACGGCCTTTGA
- a CDS encoding CaiB/BaiF CoA-transferase family protein has protein sequence MRVIELAHIMSGPICGMMLADMGAEVIKVEKIPNGDDCRRFAPILASGESASFMIVNRNKRGIALNLKTEGGKEVLKTMLATADVVTENYRRGTMEKLGMSYEALRAVNPGLIYCAISGYGRSGPMADKGGFDLIAQGMSGLMSMTGEPGQAPIKAGSPVTDINAGILAALGISAAYARKQVTGLGQMVDTSLFEAGLQQMYWAFANYFADGTVLPKAGSANPTSAPYQAFRTHDGWVNIGAANQSNYERLVGVLNINGLTEDERFQTNAGRLKHREALVEILTARLVERTTDEWLAAFDEIGLPSGPVLSVPEASSHEQALARGMIVETEHPLAGRMRGIGLPIHFSDSSTQSSRPAPLLGQHTSELLHEYGFDDERIQALKDEGAILETEVPA, from the coding sequence ATGCGGGTTATCGAACTGGCGCACATCATGTCAGGTCCCATCTGCGGGATGATGCTCGCCGACATGGGCGCGGAAGTCATCAAGGTGGAAAAGATCCCGAACGGCGACGATTGCCGCCGATTCGCGCCGATTCTGGCGAGCGGTGAATCGGCGTCGTTCATGATCGTGAACCGGAACAAGCGAGGCATCGCGCTCAACCTCAAGACCGAGGGCGGCAAGGAGGTGCTCAAGACGATGCTCGCGACTGCCGACGTCGTCACTGAGAACTATCGGCGCGGCACGATGGAGAAACTCGGCATGAGCTATGAAGCGCTACGCGCCGTCAACCCCGGCCTTATCTATTGCGCGATCTCGGGCTATGGGCGCAGTGGTCCGATGGCCGACAAAGGCGGCTTCGACCTCATCGCCCAAGGCATGAGTGGGTTGATGAGCATGACCGGCGAGCCGGGGCAGGCGCCGATCAAGGCGGGATCCCCTGTCACGGACATCAACGCGGGCATTCTCGCCGCGCTCGGCATCAGCGCGGCGTATGCGCGAAAACAGGTCACCGGCTTGGGGCAGATGGTCGACACGTCGCTCTTCGAAGCGGGGTTGCAGCAGATGTACTGGGCCTTCGCCAACTACTTCGCGGACGGGACGGTGCTGCCGAAGGCCGGCTCGGCCAACCCGACGAGCGCGCCGTATCAGGCTTTTCGCACACATGATGGATGGGTGAACATCGGGGCGGCCAACCAGAGCAACTATGAGAGATTGGTTGGAGTACTAAATATAAACGGATTGACTGAAGACGAGCGTTTTCAGACCAATGCCGGACGGCTCAAGCATCGGGAAGCGCTCGTCGAAATTCTCACCGCACGCCTTGTCGAGCGGACCACGGACGAGTGGCTCGCTGCATTCGACGAAATCGGCTTGCCGAGCGGACCGGTGCTCAGCGTTCCCGAGGCGTCGTCGCACGAGCAAGCCCTGGCGCGGGGAATGATCGTCGAGACCGAGCATCCGCTTGCGGGTCGCATGCGCGGCATCGGCTTGCCGATCCATTTCTCCGACTCTTCTACTCAGTCGTCGCGTCCAGCACCGCTTCTGGGGCAGCACACGTCCGAACTGCTGCATGAATACGGCTTCGATGACGAGCGCATCCAGGCGCTTAAAGACGAGGGGGCGATTCTGGAGACCGAAGTCCCGGCTTAA
- a CDS encoding enoyl-CoA hydratase/isomerase family protein encodes MAEASIVTTRDGDIATVIIDRPEKLNAMTKYLWQSLGETIDALSRDDALRCIVLRGAGEKAFSPGNDIAEFRTDRSNVEQARAYGAIMHRTLAALKGCRHPLIAMIHGICVGGGLEIAAMCDLRICGESSRFGVPIKNLGLVMAHAEMDGLVQLAGPAVALEILLEGRIFGASEALAKGLVTRIVPDGDVTSHTYETARRIADGAPLVARWHKQFIRRVMDPTPLSDEERDEGFACFGTDDFRTGYEAFLSKTKPEFKGR; translated from the coding sequence GTGGCGGAAGCATCCATCGTGACGACGCGCGACGGCGATATCGCGACGGTCATCATCGACCGGCCCGAGAAGCTCAACGCAATGACCAAGTACTTGTGGCAATCGCTGGGCGAGACCATCGACGCGCTGTCCAGAGACGATGCGCTGCGCTGCATCGTCCTGCGCGGCGCGGGGGAGAAAGCATTCTCGCCCGGCAACGATATTGCCGAGTTTCGCACCGACCGGTCCAACGTGGAGCAGGCGCGGGCCTACGGCGCGATCATGCATCGAACGCTTGCGGCGTTGAAGGGTTGTCGTCACCCGCTGATTGCGATGATTCACGGCATATGCGTCGGAGGCGGTCTCGAGATTGCGGCGATGTGCGATCTGCGCATCTGCGGCGAGTCCAGCCGATTCGGCGTGCCGATCAAAAACCTGGGCCTGGTCATGGCCCATGCGGAAATGGACGGGCTCGTCCAACTGGCGGGTCCAGCGGTCGCGCTGGAGATCTTGCTCGAAGGACGAATTTTTGGCGCGAGCGAGGCTCTCGCGAAAGGACTGGTCACACGCATCGTTCCCGATGGCGACGTGACATCGCATACCTATGAGACCGCGCGCCGCATTGCCGATGGTGCGCCGCTCGTCGCGCGCTGGCACAAGCAATTCATCCGTCGCGTAATGGATCCGACGCCGCTCAGCGATGAAGAACGTGACGAAGGATTCGCCTGTTTCGGCACGGATGATTTCCGCACAGGATACGAGGCGTTTTTGAGCAAGACCAAACCTGAATTCAAGGGGCGTTGA
- a CDS encoding MFS transporter, with protein MMFRRATTRVLLLLCAMYFITYIDRVNVSTAASQFGAELGLSHTQIGFVFSAFAYPYLVFQIIGGWVGDRFGPRRTLTVCAIIWAGATVLTGMAGGFVSLIVARVLLGLGEGATFPTATRAMSNWMPADQRGFAQGITHAASRIGNAVAPPLIVWLMVATSWRGAFVITGIISFLWALAWVFYFRDNPRDHPRITDSECQTLATYSGVKERKAVPWRTLLGRMAPVTAVYFCYGWVLWLFLGWIPQYFLHNYHMQLGKSALFASGVFFAGVLGDWLGGSLTDRILRKSGNVRLARNMMVGVCMLLTLLSLAPIMLVSNLSITLVALCLSAGFFFNEMTIGPMWSVPMDIAPKHSGTAAGIMNSGSALAAIVSPVVGGWIIDRTGNWNLPFTVSMILMAAGIILSFAMRPDRTLEVEDEKNETAHARKFV; from the coding sequence ATGATGTTCCGTCGAGCCACCACGCGCGTTCTATTGCTGCTATGCGCGATGTATTTCATCACTTATATCGACCGCGTGAACGTCAGTACCGCTGCCAGTCAGTTCGGCGCGGAACTCGGTCTTTCACATACACAGATCGGCTTTGTGTTCTCCGCATTTGCATACCCGTATCTGGTTTTCCAGATCATCGGTGGATGGGTGGGCGACCGCTTCGGGCCGCGTCGGACGCTCACGGTATGCGCCATTATCTGGGCGGGCGCGACGGTACTGACCGGCATGGCTGGCGGCTTCGTTTCGCTGATCGTCGCTCGCGTTCTTCTCGGCCTGGGCGAGGGCGCTACCTTTCCGACCGCAACGCGCGCCATGTCGAACTGGATGCCGGCCGATCAGCGCGGTTTCGCACAAGGTATTACGCATGCAGCATCCCGCATCGGGAATGCAGTTGCGCCACCACTGATCGTATGGCTGATGGTCGCGACGAGCTGGCGCGGTGCTTTCGTCATTACCGGTATCATCAGCTTCTTGTGGGCGCTCGCATGGGTGTTCTACTTCCGCGACAATCCGCGCGATCATCCCCGCATCACCGACAGCGAATGCCAGACACTCGCCACTTACTCGGGCGTGAAGGAACGGAAGGCCGTGCCATGGCGCACGTTGCTCGGTCGCATGGCGCCCGTGACCGCCGTCTATTTCTGCTATGGCTGGGTCCTTTGGCTGTTCCTCGGGTGGATCCCTCAGTACTTCCTGCACAACTATCACATGCAGTTGGGCAAGTCCGCGCTGTTCGCATCGGGCGTGTTCTTCGCGGGCGTACTGGGTGACTGGCTCGGCGGTTCTCTGACGGATCGCATCCTGCGCAAGAGCGGGAACGTGCGGCTGGCGCGCAACATGATGGTCGGCGTATGCATGCTGCTGACGCTGTTATCGCTTGCTCCGATCATGCTGGTGTCGAATCTCTCCATCACGCTCGTGGCCCTGTGCCTGTCGGCCGGGTTCTTCTTCAACGAGATGACGATCGGACCTATGTGGTCGGTTCCGATGGATATCGCGCCGAAGCACTCGGGCACGGCCGCCGGCATTATGAATTCTGGATCGGCGCTGGCGGCTATCGTCAGTCCGGTCGTCGGCGGATGGATCATCGATCGCACCGGCAACTGGAACCTCCCGTTCACGGTGTCGATGATCCTGATGGCGGCCGGCATCATTCTCTCGTTCGCCATGCGCCCCGACCGTACGCTGGAAGTAGAAGATGAAAAGAATGAGACAGCGCATGCGAGGAAGTTCGTGTGA